A segment of the Thermocrinis sp. genome:
AATTGTCCTTTTGTGCCCGGTGCAAAGATGGAGCACTGGAGCCTTCCGGACCCTGCAAAGGCCGAAGGTTCAGAAGAAGAAAAGCTTGCCTTTTTCAGAAAAGTAAGGAACGAGCTGAGGGAAAGAATTGAAAAGCTAATCAGAGATCTGGGAGCCTGACATCACCTCTTCCAAAAGCTCTATAAGGGACTTTATCTTTTCCTTTTCTTGGGACAACTCTAGGACCGCTTGTCTTACTTTTTCCACCTCTTCTTCTGGTGCCCTTTCTAAGAATTGGCGGTTTTCCAGTCTTCTTTGGAAAGTATCTAAGGACTTTTCCGCCTCTGCTAGTTTTTTGCTGTAAGACTGCAAAAGCTCCTGAACGTTCACGTTCCCCTCTACTGGTATGAAGAATTCAAAGTCCTTTGAAAAACCTGCTATACAGCCGGAGGGTCTGTCGGAAACTTCCACAAGCTCCTCCACCTTTGCCAGAGCCTTTATGTAGTCTTCAAAGGCTTTTACCAACTCCAAAGATCGGTTTGCTCTATAGAAAAGCTTTATCTTTTTAGAAGGCTCTATCCTCAGGTCACTCCTAAGAGACCTTATGGAAGTGATTATCTGCTTTAGCCTTTCTACCTTCTCTTTTGCTTCCGGATACACTTCCTGAGGATTGTAGGTGGGATAGCTCTCAAGGGAAAGGCTTTCTTTGTTTGAGGTGGGAAGATGATGGTAGAGTTCTTCGGTTATGAAGGGCATGAAGGGATGAAGAAGCTTTAGGATCCTGTCAAACACCATCAAAAGAAAGGCTTGAGCAGTTATGCTTTCCTTCTCTATCCTGTCCTTTTCCTCTTCGCTTTGAGCCTTTGCATAGAGCCTAAGCTTGCTCATCTCTATGTACCAGTCGCAAAACTCTGACCAGATAAACTCATAAAGGTTCTGACAGGCTAAAGAAAACTCGTATTCCTCAAGAGCTTTATTCACCTTTTGAACGGTTTCATTCAAAAGTGTGAGGATCCAAAGGTCTTCCCACCTTGGCGGTGCCATGTAGGGCATCTTAGAAAGGAGGTCTTCATCCAGGTTTAGAAGTATAAACCTTCCTGCGTTCCAAAGCTTATTGGCAAAGTGTTTATACCCTTCAAACCTTTTCTCCGAAAGCCTTACATCCCTTCCCTGCTGGGTAAGAATGGCTAAGGTAAATCTTAGAGCATCCGCACCGTATTTTTCTATAATATCAAGTGGGTCTATTACGTTTCCTTTTGTTTTTGACATCTTCTGCCCTCTTTCGTCCCTAACCAAAGCGTGTATATAAACATCCTCAAAGGGAATATCCTCCATGAAAAACATCCCCATCATGATCATTCTGGCGACCCAAAAGAAGATTATGTCAAAGCCCGTCACTAGAAGGTTAGTTGGATAAAGGCTTTTTAGGTCCTCCGTGTTTTCGGGATAGCCAAAGACTCCAAAGGGCCAAAGGGCAGAGGAAAACCAAGTATCAAGAACATCAGTTTCCCACTCAAGATTTTCCGATCCACACTTTTTACAGTAAAGCACGAACCTAAACTTCTTCGTTTGAGGGTTATACCTATATCTGCTTCTTCTGTTCGTTAGCAGTGCGGTAGGATTAAGGTCTTGAGTGAAGAAGAGCCTAAGGGAATGGGCAGAAACATCAGTAGCGTGGTATTTGTGAAAGACAAACTTTTTGTAAAATTCAAGCACGGTTAGCTCTGGATGGACAAAGGATGGAGACTTTAAAACCGCTTCTACCTCCTCCGGTGTAAATTCTTCCTTTATCTTTCCGTCCGCAAGGAGGTTGAAAACAAGTTTGTCATAAACTCGGTCAAAGTCGTCGTCTGTAAAAACGTTTACGTGTCCGCAATCTTTGCAATACCAAACGGGTATGCGATGTCCCCACCATATCTGACGGGATATGCACCAGTCCCTCAGATTTTCCATCCACTGCAGGTAAATCTTCTTCCAATTTTCTGGCACAAAACGCACCCTTCTTTCCTCTTCCCAAACCTTTTTATCTTTTTCCCACTTGACCTTTAAAGACTTTTGAACCGCTTCAAAGAGCACTTG
Coding sequences within it:
- a CDS encoding valine--tRNA ligase; its protein translation is MKDIKEYNHLEVESKHSQRWLSSAIYHCPKPNPKDRFSVVIPPPNVTGSLHMGHALNITLQDIVCRWQRMLGKDVVWVPGFDHAGIATQYVVDKKVQEEGKNRLEMGREEFLKRVWEWVPQSRNSIRDQLIKLGASVDWKRERFTLDEGFSRLVRYAFKRLYEEGLIYRGEYIVNWCPKDLTALSDLEVEHEEEEGKLYYIRYPLEGEEGLITVATTRPETMLGDTAVAVHPEDERYKSLIGKKVRLPFVNRVIPIIADERVKPEFGTGAVKITPAHDPLDFEIGKTHGLEVVQIMDEFARINENGGEFAGLDRYEARKRIVQRLEELGLLEKVENHRHSVGKCYRCKTVLEPMVSAQWFVKVSDPRIKEKAVQAVLGYLQKKEKETNLQILYTQGLEVTLKVVKDQKTKLVVLIGEGIEFVVGKKDGELSYVYVPEGREDLLHAAKETGESLRKANLIVKANNGAVLLREGSEERLEGSLLLIADQEGLKVGEKTLEEGQVLFEAVQKSLKVKWEKDKKVWEEERRVRFVPENWKKIYLQWMENLRDWCISRQIWWGHRIPVWYCKDCGHVNVFTDDDFDRVYDKLVFNLLADGKIKEEFTPEEVEAVLKSPSFVHPELTVLEFYKKFVFHKYHATDVSAHSLRLFFTQDLNPTALLTNRRSRYRYNPQTKKFRFVLYCKKCGSENLEWETDVLDTWFSSALWPFGVFGYPENTEDLKSLYPTNLLVTGFDIIFFWVARMIMMGMFFMEDIPFEDVYIHALVRDERGQKMSKTKGNVIDPLDIIEKYGADALRFTLAILTQQGRDVRLSEKRFEGYKHFANKLWNAGRFILLNLDEDLLSKMPYMAPPRWEDLWILTLLNETVQKVNKALEEYEFSLACQNLYEFIWSEFCDWYIEMSKLRLYAKAQSEEEKDRIEKESITAQAFLLMVFDRILKLLHPFMPFITEELYHHLPTSNKESLSLESYPTYNPQEVYPEAKEKVERLKQIITSIRSLRSDLRIEPSKKIKLFYRANRSLELVKAFEDYIKALAKVEELVEVSDRPSGCIAGFSKDFEFFIPVEGNVNVQELLQSYSKKLAEAEKSLDTFQRRLENRQFLERAPEEEVEKVRQAVLELSQEKEKIKSLIELLEEVMSGSQISD